The Fusobacterium pseudoperiodonticum DNA window ATAATGATAAAATTGCTGATGAAGCAATAAAATTAGGAACATTTGGAGAACATTTTAGCTTAACAAGAATGACTTGGATAAAACCTTCATTCCTATGGATGATGTATAGATGTGGTTGGGCAGAAAAAGAAAATCAAGAAAGAGTTTTAGCTATTGATATTAAAAGAGAAGCCTTTGATGAAATAGTTAAAAATTCTGTAATCTCATCATATAAACCTAATTTAGGTATAACAGAAGATGAATGGAAAGAAGAAGTTAAAAACTCATTAGTTAGATGTCAGTGGGACCCTGAAAGAGATATCCATGGAAAACCAATAGGTAGAAGATCAATACAACTTGGAATAAGAGGAGAAGCTGTTAAAAAATATGTGAATGAATGGATAGTAAAAATAACAGATATAACTGATGATGTTAAGAGAATTAAAAAAAGTATTGATAATGGAACTTTTAAAGAAAATTTATTACCAGAAGAAAAAGAATACATAATTAAATAAAAATAGAAAAGTTCTTGAAAATACTAAAAAATAATATAAAAATTTATGCTACCTAAAAGTAATATGAATAAAACAAGGGAGAAGAATATGTTAGTTTATAGTTTTGAAACGTCAGAAAAAGAAAAAGTTTATTTAAGTGCAGGAGTAATTGATACTATATTTGATAGTTTAAAGTTTTTAAAAACATCAGATAAGCTAAAAATAAAGAAAAACAAAGGTTTATTTTATAAAGGAAGTACATATATTGAAAAAGAAAATATATCAAAATTAAAAAAGATAGTTTCCTCTTGGAAAGGATTATTTAGTGAAGCTACTCAAAATTTTGTATTGATAGGCTTTTTTAATAAAAAAATAGATGGTTATGAAAGACGGAATTGTAATAAAGAAGAAGTAATAGAAAGTCTAGAAAAATTAGTTGTTTTATGTGAAAAAGCGGAAAAAGAAAATAAGATAATAAGATGTAGAAAGCTAACTGTTAAATTAGCTGATAATAGAGAGGAAAGATAAATATGTTGAAACATGATTTTGGAATAGTTGGAGAAAAAAAAGAATTTTTTTTGGAAGATAATCTAATTTTATATATGATAGACAGTTTTGAATGGATAAAGACTTTATCAGAATTAGAAAACAATAAAGAAAAATATGGATTGAACTATCATGGAATAACTTATTTTAAGGGAGAAAGTATAACTAAACTAAAAAATATTATTCTTCATTGGATAAACATATTTAGTTTAGGAGAAGATGTAATTGAATTAAGGGGAATGTATTATATAAATATTGGAAAACATTCTTATAATAAATATAAGAAAAAATACTTAATAGAAAGTTTGAAAAAATTAGTTGTTTTATGTGAAAAAGCAGAAAAAGAAAATAAAATAATTGAGCATTGGGGAATATGAAAAATTATTAAAAAAGGAGCCAATATGAAATGTATTAGAAATATTTGTCTCTACCTAAAAAAATATATTTCAGACAAACAATTTGAAAGAATTTTTTATCAAGATATAGATGATTTTAAGAGTATCTTAGAAGAAAATATATATTGGAAGATTTTATTTTCAAACTTTAATAAAAAAGAAGATATAATTAGTATGAATACAGATTTATATGATTATGTAGAAAAAAATTATAAATCAGTATACAATGAAATAAGCGATGCATATATAGAAAAATTGATTGAAACTAATGAGAAAAATGAGATTATAGATATTTTGAAAAAGAAATATAAACAAAAAGAAGAAGTTTTTATAAGTTGTTGTATGATTGACACTAAGTTAGAATTAATTTACACAATAAAAAAAGCTTTAAATTATCCAAAACATTGTGCTAATAATTGGGATGCAATTGAAGATTTTATCTATGATGTTGTTCTTCCTAAAAAAATTGTTTTACAAAATTGGGATAGTATAAAAGAAAAATTACCTCAAGATACAATAATTTTAAAAAAAATTTTAAATAAGATAAATTCAAAATACAGTACAGTTTTATATGAGTAAAAAAATGTAAACATTTATTCAGCTTTTCTCTAATGAATCAAAAAGGAAATTATTGCTAGTTTACAGCATTCAAGAAATGCAGTAAATAAATCATTAGGAGTAAAATAAATTATGAAAAGGGTAATGTATAAAAAAGTAATAAATGAGAATAAAGAAAATAGGACAGAATTTTTGCTTATTAATTTTGATTACGAAGATGGGAATGATTATTTAGCAAAGATATTTAATAAAGAATTTAACATGAAAGTAGAAAAAAAGAAAGATTATATTTGGTTTAGTATCATTAAATTATGTAAAAAAAACACTTGTTATGAATTATTGTGGCATGAAGATATAGGAAATATAATTTATTCACTTGAACAAGATGAAGACACAGTTAATGAACTTGAATTAAGGTTACAGAAAGTTCTAGATGTAGTGAATATCAAAATACTAGAAAGTAATTAATCATAATAAGAAGGAGAAATTTATGAGAGGTCATGCAGTATATTTCTTTATGTTAAAGGATGATTTAATTGAAAGTTTTAAAAGAGTAGAAGAAAAATTAGGAGGACTTCAATATGTTGTTCATGATACATATAAGGAACCAAAATTTGAAATATTTGATAGTATAGAAAAAATAACTGATATTGGGATAATAACACCTATTGAACCTAATTATTTTATTGCATTAAAAAATGAAAAGTTCACAGTTGAAGTTTTTGAAAAAAGTAATGGTGATTACAACTATTATGTTGAAGATAAACAAGGATTTTTACAATTTTTTCCTTCTGGAATATTTGAAAATTCAAATTGTATAAAACGTGGAGAGATAAATACTGTTGCAGAAACTGATTCAAGATTAATGTTATTTAAAGAGCTGAAAAAAAGTATATTAAAGAATTCTATGAAGATAAATAGAGGTATATCAACATATGTAGGTAAGTCAATTATTGAAAATAAAGAAAAATATAGAATTCCTTATGGAAGTCCAGCTTCTCCACCAGAAGAAGATTTTGATATAAGTGATGTGGTTTGGCAAGAAAAAGGAAGAAAGAAGAAAGATTAAAATACAGGGTAGTCTAAAAATTTTGGTTATTTATCAAATAGTGTTGATAAAAAAGTTTAGACTATGACCTGATAGAATTAAGAGAATTTTTGAGAATTAAAAACTTAAGAATTCTCTTTTTTTGTAAAATAATGGCGAAATTATTCTCGCCATTATTATTTTCTCATAGCAAAATATGATATAATGGCTATGAAAAAAGGAGAGGCTGTTTTGAGGAAATTTAACAATATCTAGCAAGAAGTCCCCTACTTCTATAAGTAGGGGATGAATTGCTTTTTTATTTTCTTGAAATTGTTTCAAAAATATGATATAATCAAATCAATTAAAGGTAATAAAAAAGGAGTATTTTTGGAGTAGAAGTTTTTTTGTATTGAGTATTGGTGGAGTAAGTAAGGAGGAGGAAATGAAGATAAATAAAAAAGCATATAAATTCAGAATATATCCTACCTTAGAACAAATAATCTTTTTCTCAAAAAACTTTGGTTGTGTCAGAAAAGTTCATAACCTTATGTTAGATGATAGAAAGAAAGGTTATGAAGAATATAAATCAACAGGAATTAAAACTAAATACCCTACTCCTGCTAAATATAAAGAAGAATATCCATATTTAAAAGAAGTTGATAGCTTAGCTCTTGCTAATGCACAGTTAAATTTAGAAAAGGCTTTTAAGAATTTTCTTAAAAATAAAGATTTTGGTTTTCCGAAATATAAGTGTAAATCCAATCCAGTCCAAAGCTATACTACAAATAATCAGAACACAATATATATTAAAGATAGATACATAAAATTTCCTAAATTAAAATCGCTAGTCAAAATTAAATTACATAGAGAAATAAAAGGTGTAATTAAATCAGTAACAATAAGTAAAAATAGTCTTGATCATTATTTTGTTTCAATATTATGTGAAGAAGAAATCGAAGAATTAGCAAAAACTAATAAAAATATTGGAATAGATTTAGGAATAAAAGAATTTGCAACAATGAGTGATTGTACAAAAGTAGAAAATTTAAAGCTATCAAAAGAATATGAGAAAAAACTGAAAAGAGAACAAAGAAAACTATCAAGGAGATGTAAACTTGCTAAAGATAGCGATAAAAAACTATCAGATAGTAAGAATTATCAAAAGCAAAAGAAAAAAGTAGCAAAAATACATAATAAAATTAGAAATAAAAGAAAAGACTTTGTAAATAAGTTGAGTACAAAAATTATCAATAACCACGATATAATCTGTATAGAAAACTTAAATATAAAAGGAATGTTAAAAAATCACAAATTAGCAAAAAGTATATCAGATGTAAGTTGGAGTGAATTTGTAAGACAACTAGAATATAAAGCAAACTGGTATGAAAGAAAGATTATAAAAGTACCTACATTTTATCCAAGTAGTAAGACTTGTTCTAGTTGTGGTAGTATAAAAGAAACTCTAACATTATCAGAAAGAATATATCATTGTGAATGTTGTGGACTAGAAATAGATAGAGATTACAATGCAAGTATAAATATATTAAGAAAAGGTTTAGAAATATTAAAAGAAGAAAAAGTAAGTTAGAAAAATATATCAGGGTAGGGACTACCTGAAGAGCTTGGTAAATATATGTGGCTAACAAAAGCACATACTTCCCAAGAAGCTCCCACTTCTACAAGTGGGAGTAGTTCACAAGAATTACAGGATAATAAAAAGATAAAACAGGTAGGTAGTGGTCGTTCAACAAAATATATAAAGATTTAAATTCTATTTTTATAAATAAAAAAATTATTCATAGAAATTTTACGATTTCTATTGTAAAATAATATAGAAAGTGAAATGTCCAAATATAAAATCAGTTTCCTAGTAACTAAATTTTTTATTGGCTACTTGCCTGCCATTATTATTTCAAGAGCTCCACAAAGGCTCTTTCAACAATAATGGACGTCGCAGTAGCCTAAAAATACAGAATGTAAGTCAACTGCTTTTATATTGTGAAATGAGGAGAAAGAATGAATAAGCATAGTTTTAATGTTTTAGAATTTGATAAATTAAAAGAATTAATTTTAGAAAATATTGTAATTGATGATAATAGGGAAGTTATAGAAAATTTAGAGCCATATAAAGATTTATCAGCACTTAATAATGAATTAAAAACTGTTAAAGATTTTATGGATTTACTTTCTTTTGATGGTGGTTTTGAAGCTGTTGGGCTTAGAAACATCAATGGTCTTATGGATAAAATAAAACTTATAGGGACTTATCTTGAAGTTGAAGAACTTTGGGATATCAATGTGAATTTAAGAACTGTAAGAGTATTTAAGGCTAGATTAGATGAATTAGGAAAATACAAACAACTTAGAGATACAATAGGAAATATTCCTAATTTAAGAATGATAGAAGATGTAATAAATAAAACTATCAATCCTGAAAAAGAAATAAAAGATGATGCCTCTCTTGATTTAAGAGATATCAGACTACATAAAAAAACTTTAAATATGAATATTAAAAGAAAATTTGAAGAACTTTTTGATGAACCATCTTTAGCAAATGCTTTCCAAGAAAGAATAATAACAGAAAGAGATGGAAGAATGGTAACTCCTGTAAAATTTGATTTTAAAGGACTTATCAAAGGTATAGAGCATGATAGAAGCTCAAGTGGACAAACAGTTTTTATTGAGCCACTTTCAATAGTTTCTCTAAACAATAAAATGAGAGAATTAGAAACCAAAGAAAAAGAAGAAATTAGAAAAATATTATTGAGAATAGCAGAACTTTTAAGAAATAATAGAGATGATATATTAACTATTGGAGATAAGGCAATGTATTTAGATATCTTAAATGCAAAATCTATCTATGCAGTTGATAATAAATGTGAAATTCCAACAGTTAGCAATAGAGAAGTTTTATCTTTAGAAAAGGCAAGACATCCTTTTATAGATAAGGATAAGGTTGTTCCTTTAACTTTTGAAATAGGAAAAGATTATGATATCTTACTTATAACAGGACCAAATACAGGGGGAAAAACTGTTGCTTTAAAAACAGCAGGACTTTTAACTTTAATGGCACTTTCAGGTATACCAATTCCTGCCTCAGAAAATTCTAAAATTGGATTTTTTGAAGGTGTTTTTGCAGATATAGGAGATGAACAAAGTATAGAGCAATCCCTATCTTCATTCTCAGCACATTTAAAGAATGTAAAGGAAATCTTAGCAGGAGTTACTAAAAATTCATTGGTATTACTTGACGAATTAGGTTCAGGAACTGACCCAATAGAAGGGGCAGCTTTTGCAATGGCAGTTATAGACTACCTAAATGAAAAGAAGGCTAAATCTTTCATAACTACTCACTATAGCCAAGTAAAAGCCTATGGTTACAATGAAGAAGGAATAGAAACTGCCTCAATGGAATTTAATACAGATACACTTTCTCCAACATATAGACTATTGGTTGGAATACCTGGGGAAAGTAATGCCTTAACTATTGCACAAAGAATGGGCTTACCAGAAAGTATAATTTCTAAGGCAAGAGCATATATAAGTGAAGATAATAAAAAAGTTGAAAAAATGATAGAAAATATCAAGACTAAATCTCAAGAATTAGATGAAATGAGAGAAAGATTTGCAAGATTACAAGAGGAAGCAAGACTTGATAGAGAAAGAGCTAAACAAGAAACTTTAATAATAGAAAAACAAAAGAATGAAATCATTAAGGCTGCTTATGAAGAAGCTGAAAAAATGATGAATGAAATGAGAGCAAAGGCCTCTGCACTTGTTGAAAAAATACAACATGAAGAAAAGAATAAAGAAGATGCAAAACAAATTCAAAAGAACTTAAATATGTTATCTACTGCACTTAGAGAAGAAAAGAATAAGACAGTGGAAGTTGTTAAAAAGATTAAAACTAAGGTTAATTTTAAAGTTGGAGATAGAGTTTTCGTAAAAAGTATCAATCAGTTTGCGAATATTTTAAAGATTAACACATCTAAAGAAAGTGCAAGTGTACAAGCAGGAATCTTAAAATTAGAAGTTCCTTTTGAAGAAATAAAAATAGTAGAAGAGAAAAAAGAAAAAGTATATAATGTAAGTACTCATAAGAAAACTCCTGTAAGAAGTGAAATAGACTTAAGAGGAAAGATGGTAGATGAAGGTATCTATGAGCTAGAAACTTATTTAGATAGAGCTACTTTAAATGGATATACAGAAGTTTATGTAATCCATGGAAAAGGAACAGGAGCTTTAAGAGAAGGAATATTGAAATATTTAAAAACTTCTAAATATGTAAAAGAATACAGAATAGGTGGACATGGCGAGGGAGGACTTGGATGTACAGTGGTGACTCTAAAATAGAAAAGAAAGTTACTTTTATTCTTGCAGCAGCAGGACAGGGTAAAAGAATGAATATGAGCCTAGCCAAACAGTTTTTAGAATATAAAGGTGAACCACTTTTTTACTCCTCTTTAAAAATTGCTTTTGAAAATCAGTACATAGATGATATTATTATTGTAACGAATAAAGAAAACATAAAAAATATAAGAGAATTTTGTGAAAACAAAAAGCTATTATCAAAAGTCAAATATATTGTTGAAGGTGGAAGTGAAAGACAATATTCTATTTATAATGCAATAAAAAAGATAGAAAATACAGATATTGTCATAATTCAAGATGCAGCAAGACCATTTTTAAAAGACAAGTATATAGAAGAAAGTTTAAAAATTTTAGATAATACTTGTGATGGAACGATTATTGCTGTAAAATGTAAGGATACGATTAAAGTTATTGATGAAAATGGTATAATAGTAGAAACCCCAAATAGAAATAACTTAATAGCAGTACATACACCACAAACTTTTAAATTTGAAATTTTAAAAAAGGCACATCAAATAGCTGAAGAAAAAAATATCTTGGCTACTGATGATGCAAGTTTAGTAGAAAATATTTCTGGTAGGATAAAATTTATCCATGGAGATTATGATAATATTAAAATTACAGTACAAGAGGATTTAAAATATTTAAAGTAAGGGAGACGAATTAAATGATTAAGATTTACAATACACTGACAGGGCATTTAGATGAATTTAAACCAATAAAAGAAAACGAAGTGTCTATGTATGTCTGTGGACCAACAGTGTATAATTACATTCATATAGGAAATGCAAGACCAGCTATTTTCTTTGATACAGTGAGAAGATATCTAGAATATAGAGGATATAAGGTAACTTATGTTCAAAACTTTACAGATGTTGATGATAAGATGATAAATAAGGCAAATGCTGAAAACGTATCGATAAAAGAAATAGCAGAAAGATATATAAAAGCATACTTTGAAGATACAGCTCAAATAAATTTAAAAGAAGATGGAATGATAAGACCTAAGGCAACTGATAATATAGATGGAATGATAAATATCATCAAATCTTTAGTTGATAAAGGTTATGCCTATGAATCAAATGGAGATGTATATTTTGAAGTAAAAAAATATAAAGAAGGTTATGGAGAACTTTCAAAACAAAATATAGAAGACTTAGAAAGTGGAGCTAGAATAGATGTAAATGAAATAAAAAAAGATGCACTAGACTTTGCTCTATGGAAATCATCTAAACCTAATGAACCAAGTTGGGATTCACCTTGGGGAAAAGGTAGACCTGGTTGGCATATAGAATGCTCAGCTATGTCAAGAAGATATCTAGGGGATAGTTTTGATATACATGGTGGAGGATTGGATTTAATATTCCCACATCATGAAAATGAAATGGCACAATCAAAGTGTGGTTGTGGAGGAACATTTGCAAGATATTGGATGCACAATGGTTACATAAATATAAATGGTGAAAAAATGTCTAAATCATCAGGTTCTTTTGTACTTTTGAGAGATATTTTAAAACATTTTGAAGGTAGAGTTATAAGACTTTTTGTTCTAGGTTCTCATTATAGAAAACCTATGGAATTTTCTGATACAGAATTAAATCAAACAAAATCTTCTCTTGAAAGAATAGAAAATAGTTTAAAGAGAATAAAAGAATTAAATAGAGAAAATTTAGATGGAACAAATGATTGTCAAGAACTTTTAGCAACTAAAAAAGAAATGGAAGCTAAGTTTATAGAAGCTATGGACGAAGATTTCAACACTGCTCAAGCTTTAGGACATGTTTTTGAGTTAGTAAAATCAGTTAACAAAGCTTTAGATGAAGAAAATTTCTCAAAAACTGCTATAGAAGTTTTAGATGAAGTTTATTCATATCTTGTTATGATAATAGAAGAAGTTTTAGGAGTTAAATTAAAATTAGAAGCTGAAGTAAATAATATTTCTGCAGATTTGATAGAACTTATACTTGAACTTAGAAAGGATGCTAGAGAACAAAAGAATTGGGCTCTATCTGATAAAATAAGAGACAAACTTTTAGAATTAGGAATAAAGATAAAAGATGGAAAGGATAAGACTACATGGACAATGTAGACAAATTATCAACAAAGGACATAAGAGATTACACAGGCTTAGAATTGGCATTTATAGGAGATGCTATTTGGGAATTGGAAATAAGAAAACATTATTTACAGTTTGGCTACAATATTCCAACTTTAAATAAGTATGTCAAAAATAAAGTTAATGCAAGATATCAAAGCCTAATCTATAAGCAAATTATAGAAGAACTGGATGAAGAATTTAAGGTCATAGGAAAAAGAGCTAAAAATAGTAATATAAAAACTTTTCCAAAGACCTGTACAGTGATGGAATATAAAGAAGCTACCGCTCTTGAAGCTGTTATTGGAGCAATGTATTTACTTAATAAAGAAGAAGAAATAAAAAAAATTATAAATATAGTTATAAAGGGAGAATAGTATGGGATTTTTTAATTTTAAAGCAAACAGAAGTATAGGAATCGACTTAGGAACAGCTAACACGTTGGTATACAGTAAAAAACATAAAAAAATAGTTTTAAATGAACCATCTGTTGTGGCAGTTGAAAAAGAAACAAAAAAAGTATTAGCTGTTGGAAATGAAGCAAGAGAAATGCTTGGAAAGACTCCTGATACAATAGTTGCAGTTAAACCTTTAAGTGAAGGGGTAATCGCAGACTACGATATAACAGAAGCTATGATTAAATACTTTATCAAAAAGATATTTGGTTCATATAGCTTTTTTATGCCAGAAATTATGATATGTGTACCTATTGATGTTACTGGTGTAGAAAAGAGAGCTGTTTTAGAAGCAGCAATATCAGCTGGAGCAAAGAAGGCATACTTAATAGAAGAAGCAAGAGCAGCAGCTCTAGGTTCAGGAATGGATATAGCAGCTCCTGAAGGAAATATGATAATAGATATCGGTGGAGGATCTACTGACGTAGCTATAATCTCTTTAGGTGGAACAGTTGTAAGTAAGACTATAAGAGTTGCAGGAAACAACTTTGACAATGATATAGTAAAATATGTAAAGAAAACATATAATCTTTTAATTGGAGATAGAACAGCAGAAGAAATAAAAATAAAAATAGGGACAGCTTTACCTTTAGAAGAAGAAGAAACAATAGAAGTAAAAGGTAGAGATTTATTAATGGGATTACCTAAAGTTATAACTATAACTTCTGAAGAAGTAAGAGAAGCTATAAAAGACTCTTTAGATCAAATATTACAATGTATAAGAACTGTTCTTGAAAAAACTCCACCTGAATTAGCAGCTGATATAGTTGATAAAGGTATGATGATGACAGGAGGAGGTTCATTAATCAGAAACTTCCCTGAAATGATAACAAAATATACTAACTTAAAAGTAAACTTAGCAGAAAATCCATTGGAAAGTGTTGTTATAGGAGCAGGACTTGCTTTAGATCAAATCGATGTTCTTAGAAAAATAGAAAAGGCTGAAAGATAAAAATGTTAGATGAATTTCTAAAGAATGAATTATCATTTAATAGAGAAGCTGGAACTTATTTATTTTACGGTGACGATTTAGAAAAAAATTATAGAATAGCCTTAGAATTTTCAGCAGAATTATTCTCAAGAAATATAGAAAATGAAGATGAAAAATCTAAGATAAAAGATAAGACTTTAAGAAATCTATACAGTGATTTAATGGTAGTAGATAACTTAAATATAGATACAGTAAGAGATATCATAAAAAAGACCTATACTAGCTCTCATGAAGGGGGAGCTAAGGTTTTTATATTAAAAAATATTCAAGATATAAGAAAAGAAAGTGCAAATGCAATGCTTAAAATTATTGAAGAGCCTACTAGGGATAACTTCTTTATTTTAATATCTAAAAGATTAAATATATTGTCAACAATAAAGTCAAGATCAATTATATATAGAGTCAGAAAATCAACTCCTGAGGAATTAGGGGTTGATAAGTATGTCTATAACTTTTTCTTGGGTATTTCAAATGATATAGAAGAATATAAAGAACAAGAAATAGATTTGATGTTAGAGAGGTCATATAAATCTATTGCTGGAGTTCTAAAAGAATATGAGAATGAAAAAAATATTGTAGTAAAAATAGATCTATACAAATGCTTGAG harbors:
- the ispD gene encoding 2-C-methyl-D-erythritol 4-phosphate cytidylyltransferase translates to MYSGDSKIEKKVTFILAAAGQGKRMNMSLAKQFLEYKGEPLFYSSLKIAFENQYIDDIIIVTNKENIKNIREFCENKKLLSKVKYIVEGGSERQYSIYNAIKKIENTDIVIIQDAARPFLKDKYIEESLKILDNTCDGTIIAVKCKDTIKVIDENGIIVETPNRNNLIAVHTPQTFKFEILKKAHQIAEEKNILATDDASLVENISGRIKFIHGDYDNIKITVQEDLKYLK
- a CDS encoding barstar family protein, which translates into the protein MKCIRNICLYLKKYISDKQFERIFYQDIDDFKSILEENIYWKILFSNFNKKEDIISMNTDLYDYVEKNYKSVYNEISDAYIEKLIETNEKNEIIDILKKKYKQKEEVFISCCMIDTKLELIYTIKKALNYPKHCANNWDAIEDFIYDVVLPKKIVLQNWDSIKEKLPQDTIILKKILNKINSKYSTVLYE
- the cysS gene encoding cysteine--tRNA ligase yields the protein MIKIYNTLTGHLDEFKPIKENEVSMYVCGPTVYNYIHIGNARPAIFFDTVRRYLEYRGYKVTYVQNFTDVDDKMINKANAENVSIKEIAERYIKAYFEDTAQINLKEDGMIRPKATDNIDGMINIIKSLVDKGYAYESNGDVYFEVKKYKEGYGELSKQNIEDLESGARIDVNEIKKDALDFALWKSSKPNEPSWDSPWGKGRPGWHIECSAMSRRYLGDSFDIHGGGLDLIFPHHENEMAQSKCGCGGTFARYWMHNGYININGEKMSKSSGSFVLLRDILKHFEGRVIRLFVLGSHYRKPMEFSDTELNQTKSSLERIENSLKRIKELNRENLDGTNDCQELLATKKEMEAKFIEAMDEDFNTAQALGHVFELVKSVNKALDEENFSKTAIEVLDEVYSYLVMIIEEVLGVKLKLEAEVNNISADLIELILELRKDAREQKNWALSDKIRDKLLELGIKIKDGKDKTTWTM
- a CDS encoding coproporphyrinogen III oxidase: MLVYSFETSEKEKVYLSAGVIDTIFDSLKFLKTSDKLKIKKNKGLFYKGSTYIEKENISKLKKIVSSWKGLFSEATQNFVLIGFFNKKIDGYERRNCNKEEVIESLEKLVVLCEKAEKENKIIRCRKLTVKLADNREER
- the tnpB gene encoding IS200/IS605 family element RNA-guided endonuclease TnpB, with amino-acid sequence MKINKKAYKFRIYPTLEQIIFFSKNFGCVRKVHNLMLDDRKKGYEEYKSTGIKTKYPTPAKYKEEYPYLKEVDSLALANAQLNLEKAFKNFLKNKDFGFPKYKCKSNPVQSYTTNNQNTIYIKDRYIKFPKLKSLVKIKLHREIKGVIKSVTISKNSLDHYFVSILCEEEIEELAKTNKNIGIDLGIKEFATMSDCTKVENLKLSKEYEKKLKREQRKLSRRCKLAKDSDKKLSDSKNYQKQKKKVAKIHNKIRNKRKDFVNKLSTKIINNHDIICIENLNIKGMLKNHKLAKSISDVSWSEFVRQLEYKANWYERKIIKVPTFYPSSKTCSSCGSIKETLTLSERIYHCECCGLEIDRDYNASINILRKGLEILKEEKVS
- a CDS encoding Mini-ribonuclease 3, producing MDNVDKLSTKDIRDYTGLELAFIGDAIWELEIRKHYLQFGYNIPTLNKYVKNKVNARYQSLIYKQIIEELDEEFKVIGKRAKNSNIKTFPKTCTVMEYKEATALEAVIGAMYLLNKEEEIKKIINIVIKGE
- a CDS encoding coproporphyrinogen III oxidase, yielding MLKHDFGIVGEKKEFFLEDNLILYMIDSFEWIKTLSELENNKEKYGLNYHGITYFKGESITKLKNIILHWINIFSLGEDVIELRGMYYINIGKHSYNKYKKKYLIESLKKLVVLCEKAEKENKIIEHWGI
- a CDS encoding DUF4291 domain-containing protein yields the protein MKYEEQERKVYAKYDDKTIRVYQAYNDKIADEAIKLGTFGEHFSLTRMTWIKPSFLWMMYRCGWAEKENQERVLAIDIKREAFDEIVKNSVISSYKPNLGITEDEWKEEVKNSLVRCQWDPERDIHGKPIGRRSIQLGIRGEAVKKYVNEWIVKITDITDDVKRIKKSIDNGTFKENLLPEEKEYIIK
- a CDS encoding endonuclease MutS2, translated to MNKHSFNVLEFDKLKELILENIVIDDNREVIENLEPYKDLSALNNELKTVKDFMDLLSFDGGFEAVGLRNINGLMDKIKLIGTYLEVEELWDINVNLRTVRVFKARLDELGKYKQLRDTIGNIPNLRMIEDVINKTINPEKEIKDDASLDLRDIRLHKKTLNMNIKRKFEELFDEPSLANAFQERIITERDGRMVTPVKFDFKGLIKGIEHDRSSSGQTVFIEPLSIVSLNNKMRELETKEKEEIRKILLRIAELLRNNRDDILTIGDKAMYLDILNAKSIYAVDNKCEIPTVSNREVLSLEKARHPFIDKDKVVPLTFEIGKDYDILLITGPNTGGKTVALKTAGLLTLMALSGIPIPASENSKIGFFEGVFADIGDEQSIEQSLSSFSAHLKNVKEILAGVTKNSLVLLDELGSGTDPIEGAAFAMAVIDYLNEKKAKSFITTHYSQVKAYGYNEEGIETASMEFNTDTLSPTYRLLVGIPGESNALTIAQRMGLPESIISKARAYISEDNKKVEKMIENIKTKSQELDEMRERFARLQEEARLDRERAKQETLIIEKQKNEIIKAAYEEAEKMMNEMRAKASALVEKIQHEEKNKEDAKQIQKNLNMLSTALREEKNKTVEVVKKIKTKVNFKVGDRVFVKSINQFANILKINTSKESASVQAGILKLEVPFEEIKIVEEKKEKVYNVSTHKKTPVRSEIDLRGKMVDEGIYELETYLDRATLNGYTEVYVIHGKGTGALREGILKYLKTSKYVKEYRIGGHGEGGLGCTVVTLK
- the mreB gene encoding rod shape-determining protein → MGFFNFKANRSIGIDLGTANTLVYSKKHKKIVLNEPSVVAVEKETKKVLAVGNEAREMLGKTPDTIVAVKPLSEGVIADYDITEAMIKYFIKKIFGSYSFFMPEIMICVPIDVTGVEKRAVLEAAISAGAKKAYLIEEARAAALGSGMDIAAPEGNMIIDIGGGSTDVAIISLGGTVVSKTIRVAGNNFDNDIVKYVKKTYNLLIGDRTAEEIKIKIGTALPLEEEETIEVKGRDLLMGLPKVITITSEEVREAIKDSLDQILQCIRTVLEKTPPELAADIVDKGMMMTGGGSLIRNFPEMITKYTNLKVNLAENPLESVVIGAGLALDQIDVLRKIEKAER
- a CDS encoding ATPase, which produces MLDEFLKNELSFNREAGTYLFYGDDLEKNYRIALEFSAELFSRNIENEDEKSKIKDKTLRNLYSDLMVVDNLNIDTVRDIIKKTYTSSHEGGAKVFILKNIQDIRKESANAMLKIIEEPTRDNFFILISKRLNILSTIKSRSIIYRVRKSTPEELGVDKYVYNFFLGISNDIEEYKEQEIDLMLERSYKSIAGVLKEYENEKNIVVKIDLYKCLRNFVQESTSLKKYEKIKFAEDIYSNASKESINLIVDYIINLVKKNKNLKEKLEYKKMLRYPVNMKLLLINLLLSV
- a CDS encoding AraC family transcriptional regulator, with translation MKRVMYKKVINENKENRTEFLLINFDYEDGNDYLAKIFNKEFNMKVEKKKDYIWFSIIKLCKKNTCYELLWHEDIGNIIYSLEQDEDTVNELELRLQKVLDVVNIKILESN